The following coding sequences lie in one Gymnogyps californianus isolate 813 chromosome 18, ASM1813914v2, whole genome shotgun sequence genomic window:
- the C5 gene encoding complement C5 isoform X1 has protein sequence MTILIYFFVLLFSGTAFSQEKTYVLTAPKIFRVGASEKVVVQAFDYEEEFPVNIAIKSFPDKLAVYSSGHISLTPANKFQDAVTLTLQPTDLPRTENSVTYVYLEAVSPHFTRLKKIPVSYENGFLFIHTDKPVYTPDQSVKVRVYSLNEELRPARRETVLTFVDPEGVKVDVIEEEDFTGIVSFPDFKIPPNPKYGIWKIEAKYKKNFVTSAVAKFEVKEYAMPSFSIIIEPESNFISSDKFENFRIVVKASYFYNKRLASADVFLRFGIIEETEKRMMPRAMHITRLENGVAQINFNSKKAVSFIGFQSLEELDGSYLYIVASVLESTGGLSGEAEFAGVRFAVSPYKLSLIATPLFVKPGLPFFIKVQVKDTIDDFVGNVPIIVTAKSFSEQRDETELISEGSESGRRKTSMNDGTALFVVNVPSDSKVLEFQVKTADPHLSDENQASKTYEAKAYSSLSQSYLYIDWASNHKILQVGDSININVYPHSRYIYKIHHYSYLIMSKGKILSFGTQKRIKDLEYEHLTFQITQEMVPSARLIVYYIVMGEETAELVADSVWLNVEQKCGNSLDIKLQSSKEILNPAEVVSLNMKTQFNSFVALSSIDKAVYGVTGRGKRAMEKVMLHLEKSDLGCGAGGGRNNVDVFRMAGLTFLTNANADDSNEAGETCNEVLRTKRSDFKERILQEASKYVHPEIRKCCMAGVKAYPVTETCSDRAQRIRSNEKCISAFRNCCEFANRLREEEPNKLLILARMHFEAVLELDEAEVRSYFPESWLWEVHQVSPRSKTLSVTLPDSLTTWEVQGVGISDKGICVAAPLEVQVVKDIFLSVYIPYSVVRGEQIELKGSVYNHRASAIKFCVTVAAGKGICSFGDSATTRSRIQNCNIKNLDGGSSSPVTFRILPLELGLHTINFTLLTAGHSETVVKTLRVMPEGVKKELHAGFTLDPQGVYGSLKRRQEFRYKIPLNLVPKTKIDRSVSVKGHLMGEVIATVLSPSGLSILTDLPKGGAEAEFMSIAPVFYVFRYLEESNNWRLLGPETLTSRTQMRRKMKEGIVSILSFRNSDFSYSMWKNGQASTWLTAFALRILGQVNQYINLDQISVCNSLLWLIDSCQMPDGSFSEFSNYQPVKLQGTLPREAKEKSLYLTAFCVIGIVKSIKTCPTQKIHDAKNKAGDYLMKNVQSAQSPFTMAITSYALALVDLNHHSARSAFSALKKEASVIGDPPIYRFWKDTFKTLDQHTPSSVTAEMVETTAYALLTTLLRGDENYANPIIRWLSEEQRYGGGFYSTQDTINALEALTEYSLLVKRLNLDMNVKVAYKNYGDLHVFKLTEDNFVGRTMTIPLDDDIYVSTGSSTGIATVNVRTVYNIIGTSEESCNFELKIVPKRDDGYRKEDGEPLGRLEACAKYRPSVREPHSGSAHAVMDIGLVSGLEANTEDLSTLASGVDQLIADYEIKDGHVILQIDSVPANNFLCVEFRISELFQVGMLNPATFTVYEYHAPDKRCTILYNPYGNEKLVRLCEGNECKCMEAECSKVQERLDQSITADTRREAACQKDIAYVYKVNILSRSEEGYFVKYSAVLLDLYKRGQAFAQKNNEITFVKKKTCTDVELSPGEQYLIMGKEALKISIGYNFKFQYPLDSSTWIEWWPSNTACTFCQEFLNTVEDFVEDLIISGC, from the exons ATATGTCCTTACAGCACCAAAGATCTTCCGAGTTGGGGCATCTGAGAAAGTTGTAGTTCAAGCTTTTGATTATGAGGAGGAATTTCCAGTCAATATTGCCATAAAAAGCTTTCCAGATAAGCTTGCTGTTTATTCTTCTGGCCATATTTCTTTAACTCCAGCCAACAAATTCCAAGATGCTGTAACTTTAACA CTTCAACCAACAGATTTACCAAGAACAGAGAATTCAGTCACGTATGTGTATTTGGAAGCTGTTTCTCCACATtttacaagattaaaaaaaattcctgtttcctATGAGAAtgggtttctttttattcatacTGACAAACCAGTTTATACTCCTGATCAGTCAG TGAAAGTCAGGGTTTACTCTCTGAATGAAGAACTGCGGCCAGCTCGTCGAGAAACTGTCCTAACTTTTGTG GATCCTGAAGGAGTGAAAGTGGATGTTATAGAAGAAGAAGATTTTACTGGAATAGTTTCTTTTCCTGACTTCAAGATTCCTCCTAATCCTAA GTATGGAATTTGGAAGATTGAAGCCAAGTATAAGAAGAATTTCGTAACCTCAGCTGTTGCAAAATTTGAAGTTAAGGAATATG CAATGCCAAGCTTTTCCATCATCATAGAGCCAGAAAGTAACTTTATTAGTTCTGATAAATTTGAGAACTTCAGGATTGTTGTGAAAGCTAG ctatttttataataaaaggCTTGCAAGTGCTGATGTTTTTCTTCGTTTTGGAATAattgaagaaactgaaaaaagaatgaTGCCTCGTGCAATGCATATAACTAGG cttgAAAATGGAGTTGCTCAGATCAATTTTAACAGTAAGAAAGCAGTGAGTTTCATAGGGTTTCAAAGTCTAGAAGAATTGGATGGGTCTTATTTGTATATTGTGGCATCAGTGTTGGAGTCTACAG GTGGCCTCAGTGGTGAAGCAGAATTTGCTGGAGTCAGATTTGCTGTATCTCCTTACAAATTGAGTTTGATTGCTACTCCTCTCTTTGTGAAGCCTGGACTTCCGTTCTTCATTAAG GTGCAGGTGAAAGATACAATAGATGACTTTGTTGGAAACGTCCCTATAATCGTCACTGCAAAATCATTTAGTGAGCAAAGGGATGAGACTGAATTGATATCAGAGGGTTCAGAatctgggagaagaaaaacaagcatgAATGATGGAACTGCTTTGTTTGTTGTTAATGTCCCATCTGATAGCAAAGTATTGGAGTTTCAA gtaAAAACTGCAGATCCACATCTTTCAGATGAAAACCAAGCAAGTAAAACCTATGAAGCAAAAGCTTATTCATCATTAAGTCAGAGTTATCTATATATTGACTGGGCTTCAAATCACAAAATACTACAAGTAGGGGATTCAATAAACATTAATGTATATCCACATAGTCggtatatttataaaatacatcaCTACAGCTATTTG ATCATGTCAAAAGGGAAGATACTAAGCTTTGGAACTCAGAAGAGAATTAAGGATTTGGAATATGAACATCTAACTTTTCAGATAACACAAGAAATGGTTCCTTCAGCACGTCTTATTGTTTACTATATAGTCATGGGAGAAGAAACTGCTGAGTTAGTAGCTGATTCAGTTTGGCTGAATGTGGAACAGAAATGTGGGAATAGTCTTGAT ATTAAGCTGCAATCAAGCAAAGAGATACTGAATCCAGCAGAAGTTGTATCGCTTAACATGAAAACACAGTTCAATTCCTTTGTTGCTTTGTCATCTATTGACAAGGCAGTATATGGAGtcacaggaagaggaaagagagcaATGGAAAAA gtaaTGTTACATTTGGAAAAGAGTGACCTTGGGTGTGGTGCTGGAGGAGGACGGaacaatgttgatgtattccGAATGGCTGGGCTTACATTTTTAACTAATGCAAATGCTGATGATTCAAATGAAGCAG GTGAAACTTGCAATGAAGTTTTAAGAACCAAACGGTCTGACTTCAAGGAGCGGATACTCCAagaag caTCCAAATACGTACATCCAGAAATTCGAAAATGCTGCATGGCTGGAGTAAAAGCATATCCAGTCACTGAGACTTGCAGTGATAGAGCTCAGCGAATTCGGAGTAATGAAAAGTGCATTTCTGCATTCAGAAATTGCTGTGAATTTGCAAACAGACTGCGGGAGGAAGAGCCTAATAAGCTTCTAATATTGGCAAGAATGC ATTTTGAGGCTGTCTTGGAACTGGATGAGGCAGAAGTTCGTAGCTACTTCCCTGAAAGCTGGTTATGGGAAGTTCATCAAGTTTCTCCAAG ATCAAAGACACTGTCTGTCACCTTGCCTGATTCACTGACTACCTGGGAAGTACAAGGTGTTGGCATTTCTGATAAAG gTATATGTGTTGCTGCACCACTGGAAGTGCAAGTTGTAAAAGATATCTTCCTGAGCGTTTATATTCCTTATTCTGTGGTGCGAGGAGAACAAATTGAGTTAAAAGGATCAGTTTATAACCACAGAGCTTCTGCAATTAAG ttctgtgttaCAGTAGCAGCTGGAAAAGGGATCTGTTCTTTTGGAGATTCTGCAACTACTCGATCGAGGATACAGAATTGTAATATTAAGAATCTAGATGGTGGTTCTTCGTCACCAGTTACATTCAGAATACTTCCTTTGGAATTAGGGCTTCACACTATCAACTTTACATTGCTGACAGCTGGGCACAGTGAAACTGTAGTTAAAACTTTACGTGtaatg CCAGAAGGTGTTAAGAAAGAACTTCATGCAGGTTTCACTTTGGATCCACAGGGTGTTTATG GTTCACTCAAGAGACGACAAGAATTTCGATACAAAATCCCACTAAATCTGGTCCCTAAAACAAAAATTGATAGAAGTGTCAGTGTAAAAG gaCATCTTATGGGTGAAGTGATTGCCACAGTCCTCAGTCCTAGTGGTCTTAGTATTCTTACTGATCTGCCAAAGGGTGGTGCAGAGGCAGAGTTTATGAGTATTGCCCCAGTATTTTATGTGTTTCGCTACTTGGAAGAGTCAAATAACTGGCGTTTACTGGGTCCTGAAACCTTAACTTCAAGAACTCaaatgaggaggaagatgaaagaag GAATTGTGAGCATCTTGTCATTCAGAAATTCTGACTTCTCATACAGCATGTGGAAGAATGGGCAAGCTAGCACGTG GTtgacagcttttgctttaaGGATTCTTGGACAAGTTAATCAATATATAAATCTTGATCAAATTTCTGTTTGTAATTCACTTCTGTGGTTGATTGATAGCTGTCAAATGCCAGATGGGTCATTCAGTGAATTTTCAAATTACCAACCAGTGAAACTACAG GGTACATTACCGAGAGAAGCTAAAGAAAAGTCGTTGTATCTCACAGCATTTTGTGTTATTGGAATTGTGAAGTCAATTAAAACATGTCCTACTCAg aaaatccatgatgctaaaaataaagcaggagaTTATTTGATGAAAAATGTGCAGTCTGCTCAAAGCCCCTTTACTATGGCAATAACTTCGTATGCTTTAGCTCTTGTGGATTTGAACCATCACTCTGCACGATCAGCCTTCTCTGCACTGAAGAAGGAAGCATCTGTcatag GTGACCCTCCTATTTACCGTTTTTGGAAAGATACTTTCAAAACACTAGACCAACACACTCCCAGCTCTGTTACTGCAGAAATGGTTGAAACTACAGCATATGCCTTGCTTACAACTTTGCTAAGAGGGGATGAAAACTATGCTAATCCAATCATCAGATGGTTGTCTGAAGAACAAAGATATGGTGGAGGATTTTATTCAACTCAG GACACAATTAATGCCCTTGAGGCCTTGACTGAATATTCCCTTCTTGTCAAACGGCTTAATTTGGACATGAATGTTAAGGTAGCATACAAAAACTATGGAGACCTTCATGTATTTAAACTGACTGAAGATAATTTCGTGGGAAGAACTATGACA ATACCTTTGGATGATGACATATATGTAAGCACTGGAAGCAGCACTGGCATAGCTACAGTAAAT GTGAGGACCGTATATAATATAATCGGTACTTCTGAAGAGTCATGTAACTTTGAATTGAAGATTGTTCCAAAGAGAGATGATG GttacagaaaagaagatggTGAGCCACTTGGGCGCTTAGAGGCTTGTGCAAA gTACAGGCCCAGCGTGAGAGAGCCGCATTCAGGGTCTGCTCATGCCGTGATGGACATAGGTTTGGTTAGTGGATTGGAAGCAAATACAGAAGACTTATCTACT CTTGCAAGTGGAGTTGATCAGTTGATAGCAGATTATGAGATCAAAGATGGGCATGTTATTCTGCAGATAGACTCT GTGCCAGctaataattttctctgtgttgAGTTCCGAATAAGTGAGCTTTTCCAGGTTGGAATGCTAAATCCTGCCACATTCACTGTATATGAGTATCATGCACCAG ATAAAAGGTGCACTATATTGTATAACCCctatggaaatgaaaaacttGTGAGATTGTGTGAAGGAAATGAATGCAAATGCATGGAAG CTGAGTGTAGTAAGGTACAAGAGAGACTAGATCAGTCAATAACTGCTGATACCAGGAGAGAAGCTGCATGCCAGAAGGATATTGCATATG TTTATAAAGTGAACATCTTATCTCGCAGTGAAGAAGGTTATTTTGTAAAGTATTCTGCAGTTCTTCTGGATCTCTATAAAAGAG GGCAGGCTTTTGctcaaaaaaataatgaaataaccTTTGTTAAAAAGAAGACCTGTACAGATGTTGAACTGAGCCCAGGAGAGCAGTATTTGATCATGGGAAAAGAAGCCTTAAAGATAAGCATTGGTTACAATTTCAA ATTCCAGTACCCTTTGGACTCCAGTACTTGGATTGAGTGGTGGCCTTCAAATACAGCATGTACATTTTGTCAGgagtttttaaatacagtggaAGATTTTGTCGAAGATCTCATCATCAGTGGCTGTTGA
- the C5 gene encoding complement C5 isoform X2, translating to MTILIYFFVLLFSGTAFSQEKTYVLTAPKIFRVGASEKVVVQAFDYEEEFPVNIAIKSFPDKLAVYSSGHISLTPANKFQDAVTLTLQPTDLPRTENSVTYVYLEAVSPHFTRLKKIPVSYENGFLFIHTDKPVYTPDQSVKVRVYSLNEELRPARRETVLTFVDPEGVKVDVIEEEDFTGIVSFPDFKIPPNPKYGIWKIEAKYKKNFVTSAVAKFEVKEYAMPSFSIIIEPESNFISSDKFENFRIVVKASYFYNKRLASADVFLRFGIIEETEKRMMPRAMHITRLENGVAQINFNSKKAVSFIGFQSLEELDGSYLYIVASVLESTGGLSGEAEFAGVRFAVSPYKLSLIATPLFVKPGLPFFIKVQVKDTIDDFVGNVPIIVTAKSFSEQRDETELISEGSESGRRKTSMNDGTALFVVNVPSDSKVLEFQVKTADPHLSDENQASKTYEAKAYSSLSQSYLYIDWASNHKILQVGDSININVYPHSRYIYKIHHYSYLIMSKGKILSFGTQKRIKDLEYEHLTFQITQEMVPSARLIVYYIVMGEETAELVADSVWLNVEQKCGNSLDIKLQSSKEILNPAEVVSLNMKTQFNSFVALSSIDKAVYGVTGRGKRAMEKVMLHLEKSDLGCGAGGGRNNVDVFRMAGLTFLTNANADDSNEAGETCNEVLRTKRSDFKERILQEASKYVHPEIRKCCMAGVKAYPVTETCSDRAQRIRSNEKCISAFRNCCEFANRLREEEPNKLLILARMHFEAVLELDEAEVRSYFPESWLWEVHQVSPRSKTLSVTLPDSLTTWEVQGVGISDKGICVAAPLEVQVVKDIFLSVYIPYSVVRGEQIELKGSVYNHRASAIKFCVTVAAGKGICSFGDSATTRSRIQNCNIKNLDGGSSSPVTFRILPLELGLHTINFTLLTAGHSETVVKTLRVMPEGVKKELHAGFTLDPQGVYGSLKRRQEFRYKIPLNLVPKTKIDRSVSVKGHLMGEVIATVLSPSGLSILTDLPKGGAEAEFMSIAPVFYVFRYLEESNNWRLLGPETLTSRTQMRRKMKEGIVSILSFRNSDFSYSMWKNGQASTWLTAFALRILGQVNQYINLDQISVCNSLLWLIDSCQMPDGSFSEFSNYQPVKLQGTLPREAKEKSLYLTAFCVIGIVKSIKTCPTQKIHDAKNKAGDYLMKNVQSAQSPFTMAITSYALALVDLNHHSARSAFSALKKEASVIGDPPIYRFWKDTFKTLDQHTPSSVTAEMVETTAYALLTTLLRGDENYANPIIRWLSEEQRYGGGFYSTQDTINALEALTEYSLLVKRLNLDMNVKVAYKNYGDLHVFKLTEDNFVGRTMTIPLDDDIYVSTGSSTGIATVNVRTVYNIIGTSEESCNFELKIVPKRDDGKGKEDGEPLGRLEACAKYRPSVREPHSGSAHAVMDIGLVSGLEANTEDLSTLASGVDQLIADYEIKDGHVILQIDSVPANNFLCVEFRISELFQVGMLNPATFTVYEYHAPDKRCTILYNPYGNEKLVRLCEGNECKCMEAECSKVQERLDQSITADTRREAACQKDIAYVYKVNILSRSEEGYFVKYSAVLLDLYKRGQAFAQKNNEITFVKKKTCTDVELSPGEQYLIMGKEALKISIGYNFKFQYPLDSSTWIEWWPSNTACTFCQEFLNTVEDFVEDLIISGC from the exons ATATGTCCTTACAGCACCAAAGATCTTCCGAGTTGGGGCATCTGAGAAAGTTGTAGTTCAAGCTTTTGATTATGAGGAGGAATTTCCAGTCAATATTGCCATAAAAAGCTTTCCAGATAAGCTTGCTGTTTATTCTTCTGGCCATATTTCTTTAACTCCAGCCAACAAATTCCAAGATGCTGTAACTTTAACA CTTCAACCAACAGATTTACCAAGAACAGAGAATTCAGTCACGTATGTGTATTTGGAAGCTGTTTCTCCACATtttacaagattaaaaaaaattcctgtttcctATGAGAAtgggtttctttttattcatacTGACAAACCAGTTTATACTCCTGATCAGTCAG TGAAAGTCAGGGTTTACTCTCTGAATGAAGAACTGCGGCCAGCTCGTCGAGAAACTGTCCTAACTTTTGTG GATCCTGAAGGAGTGAAAGTGGATGTTATAGAAGAAGAAGATTTTACTGGAATAGTTTCTTTTCCTGACTTCAAGATTCCTCCTAATCCTAA GTATGGAATTTGGAAGATTGAAGCCAAGTATAAGAAGAATTTCGTAACCTCAGCTGTTGCAAAATTTGAAGTTAAGGAATATG CAATGCCAAGCTTTTCCATCATCATAGAGCCAGAAAGTAACTTTATTAGTTCTGATAAATTTGAGAACTTCAGGATTGTTGTGAAAGCTAG ctatttttataataaaaggCTTGCAAGTGCTGATGTTTTTCTTCGTTTTGGAATAattgaagaaactgaaaaaagaatgaTGCCTCGTGCAATGCATATAACTAGG cttgAAAATGGAGTTGCTCAGATCAATTTTAACAGTAAGAAAGCAGTGAGTTTCATAGGGTTTCAAAGTCTAGAAGAATTGGATGGGTCTTATTTGTATATTGTGGCATCAGTGTTGGAGTCTACAG GTGGCCTCAGTGGTGAAGCAGAATTTGCTGGAGTCAGATTTGCTGTATCTCCTTACAAATTGAGTTTGATTGCTACTCCTCTCTTTGTGAAGCCTGGACTTCCGTTCTTCATTAAG GTGCAGGTGAAAGATACAATAGATGACTTTGTTGGAAACGTCCCTATAATCGTCACTGCAAAATCATTTAGTGAGCAAAGGGATGAGACTGAATTGATATCAGAGGGTTCAGAatctgggagaagaaaaacaagcatgAATGATGGAACTGCTTTGTTTGTTGTTAATGTCCCATCTGATAGCAAAGTATTGGAGTTTCAA gtaAAAACTGCAGATCCACATCTTTCAGATGAAAACCAAGCAAGTAAAACCTATGAAGCAAAAGCTTATTCATCATTAAGTCAGAGTTATCTATATATTGACTGGGCTTCAAATCACAAAATACTACAAGTAGGGGATTCAATAAACATTAATGTATATCCACATAGTCggtatatttataaaatacatcaCTACAGCTATTTG ATCATGTCAAAAGGGAAGATACTAAGCTTTGGAACTCAGAAGAGAATTAAGGATTTGGAATATGAACATCTAACTTTTCAGATAACACAAGAAATGGTTCCTTCAGCACGTCTTATTGTTTACTATATAGTCATGGGAGAAGAAACTGCTGAGTTAGTAGCTGATTCAGTTTGGCTGAATGTGGAACAGAAATGTGGGAATAGTCTTGAT ATTAAGCTGCAATCAAGCAAAGAGATACTGAATCCAGCAGAAGTTGTATCGCTTAACATGAAAACACAGTTCAATTCCTTTGTTGCTTTGTCATCTATTGACAAGGCAGTATATGGAGtcacaggaagaggaaagagagcaATGGAAAAA gtaaTGTTACATTTGGAAAAGAGTGACCTTGGGTGTGGTGCTGGAGGAGGACGGaacaatgttgatgtattccGAATGGCTGGGCTTACATTTTTAACTAATGCAAATGCTGATGATTCAAATGAAGCAG GTGAAACTTGCAATGAAGTTTTAAGAACCAAACGGTCTGACTTCAAGGAGCGGATACTCCAagaag caTCCAAATACGTACATCCAGAAATTCGAAAATGCTGCATGGCTGGAGTAAAAGCATATCCAGTCACTGAGACTTGCAGTGATAGAGCTCAGCGAATTCGGAGTAATGAAAAGTGCATTTCTGCATTCAGAAATTGCTGTGAATTTGCAAACAGACTGCGGGAGGAAGAGCCTAATAAGCTTCTAATATTGGCAAGAATGC ATTTTGAGGCTGTCTTGGAACTGGATGAGGCAGAAGTTCGTAGCTACTTCCCTGAAAGCTGGTTATGGGAAGTTCATCAAGTTTCTCCAAG ATCAAAGACACTGTCTGTCACCTTGCCTGATTCACTGACTACCTGGGAAGTACAAGGTGTTGGCATTTCTGATAAAG gTATATGTGTTGCTGCACCACTGGAAGTGCAAGTTGTAAAAGATATCTTCCTGAGCGTTTATATTCCTTATTCTGTGGTGCGAGGAGAACAAATTGAGTTAAAAGGATCAGTTTATAACCACAGAGCTTCTGCAATTAAG ttctgtgttaCAGTAGCAGCTGGAAAAGGGATCTGTTCTTTTGGAGATTCTGCAACTACTCGATCGAGGATACAGAATTGTAATATTAAGAATCTAGATGGTGGTTCTTCGTCACCAGTTACATTCAGAATACTTCCTTTGGAATTAGGGCTTCACACTATCAACTTTACATTGCTGACAGCTGGGCACAGTGAAACTGTAGTTAAAACTTTACGTGtaatg CCAGAAGGTGTTAAGAAAGAACTTCATGCAGGTTTCACTTTGGATCCACAGGGTGTTTATG GTTCACTCAAGAGACGACAAGAATTTCGATACAAAATCCCACTAAATCTGGTCCCTAAAACAAAAATTGATAGAAGTGTCAGTGTAAAAG gaCATCTTATGGGTGAAGTGATTGCCACAGTCCTCAGTCCTAGTGGTCTTAGTATTCTTACTGATCTGCCAAAGGGTGGTGCAGAGGCAGAGTTTATGAGTATTGCCCCAGTATTTTATGTGTTTCGCTACTTGGAAGAGTCAAATAACTGGCGTTTACTGGGTCCTGAAACCTTAACTTCAAGAACTCaaatgaggaggaagatgaaagaag GAATTGTGAGCATCTTGTCATTCAGAAATTCTGACTTCTCATACAGCATGTGGAAGAATGGGCAAGCTAGCACGTG GTtgacagcttttgctttaaGGATTCTTGGACAAGTTAATCAATATATAAATCTTGATCAAATTTCTGTTTGTAATTCACTTCTGTGGTTGATTGATAGCTGTCAAATGCCAGATGGGTCATTCAGTGAATTTTCAAATTACCAACCAGTGAAACTACAG GGTACATTACCGAGAGAAGCTAAAGAAAAGTCGTTGTATCTCACAGCATTTTGTGTTATTGGAATTGTGAAGTCAATTAAAACATGTCCTACTCAg aaaatccatgatgctaaaaataaagcaggagaTTATTTGATGAAAAATGTGCAGTCTGCTCAAAGCCCCTTTACTATGGCAATAACTTCGTATGCTTTAGCTCTTGTGGATTTGAACCATCACTCTGCACGATCAGCCTTCTCTGCACTGAAGAAGGAAGCATCTGTcatag GTGACCCTCCTATTTACCGTTTTTGGAAAGATACTTTCAAAACACTAGACCAACACACTCCCAGCTCTGTTACTGCAGAAATGGTTGAAACTACAGCATATGCCTTGCTTACAACTTTGCTAAGAGGGGATGAAAACTATGCTAATCCAATCATCAGATGGTTGTCTGAAGAACAAAGATATGGTGGAGGATTTTATTCAACTCAG GACACAATTAATGCCCTTGAGGCCTTGACTGAATATTCCCTTCTTGTCAAACGGCTTAATTTGGACATGAATGTTAAGGTAGCATACAAAAACTATGGAGACCTTCATGTATTTAAACTGACTGAAGATAATTTCGTGGGAAGAACTATGACA ATACCTTTGGATGATGACATATATGTAAGCACTGGAAGCAGCACTGGCATAGCTACAGTAAAT GTGAGGACCGTATATAATATAATCGGTACTTCTGAAGAGTCATGTAACTTTGAATTGAAGATTGTTCCAAAGAGAGATGATGGTAAAGG aaaagaagatggTGAGCCACTTGGGCGCTTAGAGGCTTGTGCAAA gTACAGGCCCAGCGTGAGAGAGCCGCATTCAGGGTCTGCTCATGCCGTGATGGACATAGGTTTGGTTAGTGGATTGGAAGCAAATACAGAAGACTTATCTACT CTTGCAAGTGGAGTTGATCAGTTGATAGCAGATTATGAGATCAAAGATGGGCATGTTATTCTGCAGATAGACTCT GTGCCAGctaataattttctctgtgttgAGTTCCGAATAAGTGAGCTTTTCCAGGTTGGAATGCTAAATCCTGCCACATTCACTGTATATGAGTATCATGCACCAG ATAAAAGGTGCACTATATTGTATAACCCctatggaaatgaaaaacttGTGAGATTGTGTGAAGGAAATGAATGCAAATGCATGGAAG CTGAGTGTAGTAAGGTACAAGAGAGACTAGATCAGTCAATAACTGCTGATACCAGGAGAGAAGCTGCATGCCAGAAGGATATTGCATATG TTTATAAAGTGAACATCTTATCTCGCAGTGAAGAAGGTTATTTTGTAAAGTATTCTGCAGTTCTTCTGGATCTCTATAAAAGAG GGCAGGCTTTTGctcaaaaaaataatgaaataaccTTTGTTAAAAAGAAGACCTGTACAGATGTTGAACTGAGCCCAGGAGAGCAGTATTTGATCATGGGAAAAGAAGCCTTAAAGATAAGCATTGGTTACAATTTCAA ATTCCAGTACCCTTTGGACTCCAGTACTTGGATTGAGTGGTGGCCTTCAAATACAGCATGTACATTTTGTCAGgagtttttaaatacagtggaAGATTTTGTCGAAGATCTCATCATCAGTGGCTGTTGA